One segment of Acidianus sp. HS-5 DNA contains the following:
- a CDS encoding ABC transporter ATP-binding protein, which yields MECISLSNVVKRFGSVVALNNLSFSVPCEGRYALLGPNGAGKSTTMKILSGLLKPDYGEVEIMGMRPGTKEVKKVLGYLPEDPMPYRILTVRENLEYISSLRGVPKERVDEMLDLLDLRQYERIQAGKLSRGNQQKLSLALVLLHEPKIVLLDEPLNYLDIPTQEKVIGILKSMKSTFLISTHIMSIATRLTDHVIMISRGNVVWQGSIEDLRALGKEDEPIESVVARIMGSV from the coding sequence ATGGAGTGTATCTCATTAAGCAACGTCGTAAAGAGGTTCGGTTCAGTCGTAGCATTAAATAATTTATCCTTCTCCGTCCCTTGCGAAGGAAGATATGCATTATTAGGTCCTAACGGTGCAGGAAAGTCTACTACTATGAAAATCCTATCAGGACTTTTAAAACCCGACTACGGTGAAGTTGAAATAATGGGAATGAGGCCAGGGACTAAAGAAGTTAAGAAGGTTTTAGGTTATCTTCCAGAAGACCCGATGCCTTACAGGATTTTAACAGTGAGGGAAAATCTTGAATATATATCATCTTTAAGGGGAGTTCCAAAAGAGAGAGTTGATGAAATGCTAGACTTACTTGATTTAAGGCAATATGAGAGGATTCAAGCAGGGAAACTTTCTAGAGGAAATCAACAGAAGCTTTCTCTAGCTTTAGTTCTCCTTCATGAGCCAAAGATTGTCTTACTGGACGAGCCATTAAACTATTTAGATATTCCTACTCAGGAAAAAGTTATAGGTATTTTAAAGAGCATGAAGTCAACTTTCTTGATCTCAACACACATAATGTCCATAGCAACAAGACTAACAGACCACGTAATTATGATTTCCAGAGGTAATGTAGTATGGCAAGGAAGCATTGAGGATCTTAGGGCTTTAGGGAAAGAGGATGAGCCTATTGAGAGCGTTGTAGCTAGAATAATGGGCAGTGTTTAG